A portion of the Staphylococcus felis genome contains these proteins:
- the rplI gene encoding 50S ribosomal protein L9 translates to MKVIFTQDVKGKGKKGEVKDVPVGYAKNFLLKQGVAVEATPGNLKQLEQKNKRIEKEKQQELEDAKALKEKLKELEVEVKAKSGEGGKLFGSVSTKQIAEALNDQHGIKLDKRKMDLPNGIHGLGYTNVPVKLHRDVEGTIRVHTIEK, encoded by the coding sequence ATGAAAGTAATATTCACACAAGATGTCAAAGGGAAAGGTAAAAAAGGAGAAGTAAAAGACGTGCCAGTAGGCTATGCTAAAAACTTCCTACTTAAACAAGGCGTTGCAGTTGAAGCAACACCAGGAAACCTTAAACAATTAGAACAAAAAAATAAACGTATCGAAAAAGAAAAGCAACAAGAGCTTGAAGATGCGAAAGCTTTAAAAGAAAAGTTAAAAGAACTTGAAGTAGAAGTCAAAGCTAAATCAGGTGAAGGTGGAAAGTTATTTGGTTCAGTAAGTACTAAACAAATTGCAGAAGCCTTAAATGACCAACATGGTATTAAACTTGATAAACGTAAAATGGACTTACCAAATGGTATTCATGGTTTAGGCTATACGAATGTGCCAGTGAAATTGCATAGAGATGTTGAAGGCACAATTCGTGTGCATACTATCGAAAAATAA